TGCCCTGCCGGTTGCCCTCCAACTGGTACACCATGGTACCGGTCTGGAAGTCCCACTTGCGGCCCACGATGCGCCGCCGCGCAAAAGGACCCAACTCCACGCTATCGCCCACCTTGTACCTGCAGAAGAGCTCGATCTCCTTTACAATATCCTCTTGCGAAACGTTGTAATGAATGATCAACGCTTGGTCCTTGGCCTTGGCGTGGATGGTATACAACCACAGCAACACCGGGTGCGGCGTTTTGCTGATGATGGGGTAAATGCCGTTCCAGAAAGGGACCAGCCCGTGCACCGGGCAAGGGGTCTTGGGTATGCGCATCGCCGAGTTTCTCGTCAAGGGGTTGGCGATAAGGTACGGATCGGAAAGGGGGAAAATGGAGTGATGGAAAAGAAGCAGGGTTTCCGAAGATGGGAGACGCTGCTAATGTTTGAAGGGGTTGAAACCGCAGCACGCTAGGTTGCGCGTGTTCCTGTTTATAACATCGTGGGCGCACATGCCCCGCTCCAAAGTACCTTGCCACCGTACCAGCTGTATGGGTTGAAGGATGGGGTGGTTGGGGTTGTGGAAGGGAAGTAGAACTTTGGAGAATGAAGAAGGAAATACGCCCCACCCCGGCCCTCCCCGATTGGGAGGGGGCAGACCCCAACCCGGCCCTTCCGCCAGTCGGCAGCGAGGGGGCAATGCCAAGCGCGCGTGGTGTGGGTGGTGCCGTGCATGGGTTGCATACGGCCAATGTGCGCATCTATGAACTATTGAAGGAGCGTGCTCGCACGATGCGCACGAACCCCACCAAGGCTGAAAAGGTGCTGTGGCGTGCGTTACGAGGTAACAGGACCGGCACCTATTTCCGGCGGCAGCATGTGTTGGGCAATTTCATTGTTGATTTCGTTTCCTTGGATCGCAGGTTGGTGATCGAAGTGGATGGCGACATCCATGATCACCAACAAGACTATGATGCCTTGCGCACGCAGTGGCTCAACCAAACAAGTTTTCACGTACTGCGCTTCCGCAACGAAGAGGTGTTATTGCATTTGAACAGCGTACTTGAACGCATCGAAACCATCATTCAGCAGCGCCCGTCGATCGTAGCACTCTGACCCTCACCGCCGGGGAGGGCAGGGTGGGGCGCATTGGATTCACTTCGATCTGATCACCTTTGTAACCATGTCCCTCTTCCAATCTGCCGTTCTCAATAAGTATTTGAAAGACCAAAATGATGCCCGCGTGGCTGCGGCGTATGCCACGTTCACGGCGCACTTTCATGATCCCAGTATACAGGCCAACATCCGCGAAGCGAAAGAAGAGCAGTACCAAGAAGGGTTCTTGCGCGACCTCTTCGTGAATGTGCTGGGCTACACGCTGAACCCGCAAAAGGACTACGAGCTTACCAGCGAATTCAAGAACGAGAAAGGCGCGAAAAAGGCCGATGGCGCCATCCTTCAAAAGGGCAAAGCGTTGGCGGTGATCGAGCTGAAGGGCACCGATACCACCGACCTACAGACCATCAATACGCAGGCCTTCAACTACAAGGCCAACCACACCGATTGCGTTTACGTGATCACCAGCAACTTCCACAAGTTGCGGTTCTTTATTGACAATGCGGTGGAGCACATCGAGTGGGACCTGTTCACGTTGAATGCGGAAGGGTTCCGGTTGCTGTGGCTTTGTTTGCAGCGCGACAATCTGCTGAGTGGCATCCCCAAAAAGTGAAGGCCGAGAGCCTGCAACAGGAGGGAGAAGATCACGAAGCTGCTCTACAAGGATTACAGCACCTTCAAGAATGCGTTGTGGCAGGATCTCTGCACCAACCACCCGGAACACGATAAACTGGTTCTCTACAAGAAGACCCAGAAGCTGCTGGACCGTTTCCTCTTTGTGCTCTTCAGCGAGGATAAAGGTTTGTTGCCGCCGAACACGCTGCGCGGCATTCTGGAACAGTGGCGCAAGCTTACTGAACTGGACGAGTACCGACCGCTCTACGAACGGTGCCAGAAGTATTTCGGTTGGCTGAATGCCGGATACAAGAGCAGTACACAGGAGATCTTCGCTTACAACGGTGGCCTCTTCAAACCGGATGAATTGCTGGACAGTGTGCGCATCAGCGATGCGATTCTGGAGACACACCTCACCGCATTGCATGCGTACGATTTCGGTAGCGAGGTGGACGTGAATATCCTCGGCCACATCTTCGAGCATAGCCTCAATGAGATCGAGAACATCACCGCGCAGCTGGAGGGCCGCGCCGTGGATAGCAAGAAGACCAAGCGCAAGAAGGACGGTGTGTTCTACACGCCGAAGTACATTACCCAATACATCGTGGAGCATACGGTCGGCCGGCTGTGTACCGAGAAGAAGGACGAGCTGGGCGTGCTGGACGAGGAGTATGCCAAGGGCCGCAAGGGCAGGCAGAAGAAGACCATTCAAGAACTGGATACGAAGTTGGATGTGTACCGCGATTGGCTCCTGAGCCTCACCATCTGCGACCCCGCCTGCGGCAGCGGCGCCTTCCTGAACCAAGCACTGGATTTCCTGATCGCTGAGCACCGCTACGTGGACGAACTACAGGCCAGCTTGCTGGGCCATAGCATCACCTTCAAGGACATCGGCGACCACATCCTGGAGCGCAACATCTTTGGTGTTGACATAAACGAAGAGAGCGTGGAGATCGCACGCCTTAGCCTCTGGTTGCGCACTGCCACCAAGGGCCGCAAGCTGAACGACCTCAGCAGCAACATCAAGTGCGGCAACAGCCTGATCGACGACCCCGCCGTGGCCGGTGACAAGGCCTTTGATTGGAAGAAGGAGTTTCCGGAGGTGTTTGCGAAGGGTGGGTTTGATGTGGTGATTGGGAATCCGCCGTATGTGCGGCAGGAATTGATCAAACCGTTTTCAGCAAGTCTTGAAGCAGGTTATCAAGTATTTTCGGGAAAGGCCGATCTGTTCACATATTTCTATGAACTTGCATATCGCATCTTATCGCCGCACGGTCTCTTATCCTTTATCTCGTCAGGAAAGTTTTTCCAAGCAAGTTATGGGACACCTCTCGTTACGTTCCTGACCAAGCGATTCCGTTTTATTGAGGTAGTTGATTTTGATGACCTTGATGTCTTTGAGGGGATTTCGGCGTACCCATTGATTTTCACTGGACGCAAGGAGGAAGAACCCAAGAACTACGAATTCGCTTATGCCTTTGTGCCTGACTTGATCTACCACTCTTTGGCTGAGTTGATGGGTGCATTGCCATACGACAGCATTCGAATGGTTGACTTCATCGCGAACGATTTCAGTTTTCATACGCCCATTGAAGCGGCACTTATCAATAAGCTTAGTTATGGCTCAATTTATCTGAAGGACCTTGGGTTACTTCCTTTAGTAGGAATCAAGACCGGATACAACGAAGGCTACCTTACCACTGCGTCGACCCAGGCTACAATCAAACCTTACATATTCGGGAAAGACATCAAGCGATATACGCGTCCGATGGCTGAAACCCAGGTCATCTTCCCATATGAGCGACGTGATGGTGAATACACCTTACTCAACGAGGAAGAACTAGGGATTGCGCTCCACACACTTCAACTACAGAGAGGTCGCTTGGAAACTCGCGCTATTATTTGCGACGGGGTAAAGAATGGTTCAAAGATTTGGTACGAATACCAGCAGATCAACCGCAAACTGGACTTTGATCAAGAGTACATAGTCTATCCTAACGTTTCCTTGGGAGCGAACTACACTCTGAGTAGGAGTTGTGTACTAGACATGACCGGCTTCGTCATCCCAACCAATGATCTATACATCTTGGCACTGTTGAACAGTGCTCTATTGCAGTTTGTGATGTCAAAACTTGCGATCACTAGGCGAGGCGGATATCAGGAATATAAAGTCCAATACATCCAGAAGCTACCGATCAAGAAACTCAAAGATTCTGATAAGTCCCCATTCAAGATTAAAGCCGAAGCAGCCTTGAATTACGCGACTCAGTTGAACGAATTATCAATCAGGTTTACCACTCTT
The nucleotide sequence above comes from Flavobacteriales bacterium. Encoded proteins:
- a CDS encoding endonuclease domain-containing protein, which codes for MKKEIRPTPALPDWEGADPNPALPPVGSEGAMPSARGVGGAVHGLHTANVRIYELLKERARTMRTNPTKAEKVLWRALRGNRTGTYFRRQHVLGNFIVDFVSLDRRLVIEVDGDIHDHQQDYDALRTQWLNQTSFHVLRFRNEEVLLHLNSVLERIETIIQQRPSIVAL